In the Methylomonas rhizoryzae genome, one interval contains:
- the odhB gene encoding 2-oxoglutarate dehydrogenase complex dihydrolipoyllysine-residue succinyltransferase, giving the protein MSFDILVPHLPESVSDATLVAWHKQAGDWVNAGDNLADLETDKVILEVPAPSAGVLLEIVRQPGETVAGGEILARFDAKQKTAVPEKPTPAVQSGSAEPQSGKAESPLSPSVRKLVAENELNPAAISGSGKHGRILKSDVLEFLEEQSAPQPTPVPAPQPPAQEASHAPLSATAVASLRPEQRVPMTRLRAKIAERLLQAQQNAAMLTTFNEVNLKSVIDLRNQYKDRFEAKHNVKLGFMSFFVKASIEALKRFPAINSSIDGNDIIYHGYYDIGIAVTTQRGLIVPILRDADQLDFAGIEKGIQDFSSKARSGSISMEDLSGGTFTITNGGIFGSMLSTPILNPPQCAILGMHAIKDRPIVENGEIVIRPIMYLALSYDHRLVDGKEAVQFLGIIKESLEAPAHLLLNI; this is encoded by the coding sequence ATGAGTTTTGACATATTGGTGCCCCATCTTCCTGAATCGGTTTCAGATGCTACGCTGGTCGCTTGGCACAAACAAGCCGGCGACTGGGTTAACGCCGGCGACAACCTAGCCGACCTGGAAACCGATAAAGTGATCCTGGAAGTGCCCGCACCGTCTGCCGGAGTGCTACTGGAAATCGTCAGACAACCGGGAGAAACCGTGGCCGGCGGCGAGATTCTGGCCCGATTCGACGCCAAACAGAAAACCGCTGTGCCGGAAAAGCCGACTCCCGCAGTGCAATCCGGGAGTGCCGAACCCCAGTCCGGCAAAGCCGAGTCACCGCTAAGCCCATCGGTACGCAAACTGGTCGCCGAAAACGAGTTGAACCCGGCAGCCATCAGCGGCAGCGGCAAGCACGGACGGATTTTAAAAAGCGACGTACTGGAATTTTTAGAAGAACAAAGCGCTCCGCAACCAACCCCGGTGCCAGCACCTCAGCCACCGGCCCAAGAAGCCAGCCACGCACCGTTGTCGGCTACTGCGGTCGCCAGCCTGCGCCCCGAGCAACGCGTGCCGATGACGCGATTGCGGGCGAAAATCGCCGAACGCCTGCTGCAAGCCCAGCAAAACGCCGCGATGCTGACCACCTTTAACGAGGTCAATCTAAAATCGGTCATCGATCTGCGCAATCAATACAAAGACCGGTTCGAGGCCAAGCACAACGTCAAACTCGGCTTCATGTCGTTTTTCGTCAAAGCCTCTATCGAAGCCTTAAAGCGCTTTCCGGCCATCAACTCCTCGATAGACGGCAACGACATCATTTACCACGGTTATTACGACATCGGCATAGCGGTCACCACGCAGCGCGGCTTGATCGTACCCATATTGCGCGACGCCGATCAACTGGATTTCGCCGGCATCGAAAAAGGCATACAGGATTTCAGCAGCAAAGCCCGTAGCGGTTCTATCAGCATGGAAGACCTGAGCGGCGGCACCTTTACCATCACCAACGGCGGCATCTTCGGCTCCATGCTGTCCACGCCGATTTTGAATCCGCCGCAATGCGCGATTTTAGGCATGCACGCCATCAAGGACCGGCCCATCGTCGAAAACGGCGAAATCGTCATCCGCCCCATCATGTATCTGGCCCTGTCTTACGACCATAGGCTGGTAGACGGCAAAGAAGCCGTGCAATTTTTGGGCATCATCAAAGAAAGCCTGGAAGCTCCGGCTCACCTGCTATTGAACATATAA
- a CDS encoding MBL fold metallo-hydrolase, which yields MRYTILPVTDYQQNCTLLVCEKTGQAALVDPGGDLDDVLAVVEAQKVELAAILVTHGHMDHVGGVAELADKLKLPIYGPHREDDFWIQNLPKQCEMFGFPMSERFTPTRWLQDGDRVSVGEQVLEVIHCPGHTPGHVVFYHAASKLALVGDVLFKGSIGRTDFPRGDYQTLIDSIQLKLWPLGADVAFIPGHGPMSTFGAEMRSNPFVRIR from the coding sequence ATGCGTTACACCATCTTACCCGTCACCGATTATCAACAAAATTGCACGCTGTTGGTCTGCGAAAAAACCGGACAAGCAGCGCTAGTCGATCCGGGCGGCGATTTGGACGACGTATTGGCGGTCGTCGAAGCGCAGAAGGTCGAATTGGCGGCCATTTTGGTAACTCATGGCCACATGGACCATGTTGGCGGCGTCGCCGAACTCGCCGACAAATTAAAACTACCGATTTACGGCCCGCACCGGGAAGACGACTTCTGGATTCAAAACCTGCCTAAGCAATGCGAGATGTTCGGCTTCCCTATGAGCGAACGTTTTACTCCGACGCGCTGGCTACAGGACGGCGACCGGGTCAGCGTGGGCGAACAAGTTCTGGAGGTCATACACTGCCCCGGACATACACCCGGCCACGTGGTGTTCTATCACGCCGCCAGCAAATTGGCCTTGGTTGGCGACGTACTGTTTAAAGGCTCTATCGGCCGCACCGATTTTCCGCGCGGCGATTACCAGACGTTAATCGATTCGATACAACTCAAATTGTGGCCACTGGGCGCGGACGTGGCCTTCATACCCGGCCACGGCCCCATGTCGACTTTCGGCGCGGAAATGCGCAGCAATCCGTTTGTGCGCATACGCTGA
- a CDS encoding Tom20 family protein: MSLLSSFKKRSTLDAAIKHVAQARKSEGGKAEQLYKSAYQGFAGVLVDNLMFSEALYHWGFGLLHEAGTKQGSEAAATLEDAISKFTFCLLTAPNYLGAAIDGGVAYMELARLRPAAERTGCYAKAEEFFEQACAIQKASAAYNLACIYALRGDETACQKALEQAKEFGSLPNESTIVQDEDMQPVAESLWFKEFIESVRALPEPGREKLNHQEVDVEPKFKLKKSEDYDYYS; encoded by the coding sequence ATGTCATTATTGAGTTCTTTTAAAAAGCGATCCACCTTGGATGCTGCAATCAAACACGTGGCTCAAGCCCGCAAAAGCGAAGGCGGCAAAGCGGAGCAATTGTATAAAAGCGCTTACCAGGGGTTTGCCGGCGTACTCGTCGACAATTTAATGTTTTCCGAGGCCTTGTACCATTGGGGGTTCGGGCTGTTGCACGAGGCTGGAACCAAACAAGGTTCGGAAGCGGCCGCCACTCTCGAAGATGCCATCTCGAAATTTACCTTTTGCTTGTTAACCGCGCCCAATTATTTAGGCGCGGCAATCGACGGCGGCGTGGCGTACATGGAATTGGCTCGTTTGCGCCCGGCGGCCGAACGAACGGGGTGTTACGCAAAGGCGGAGGAGTTTTTCGAGCAAGCTTGCGCGATTCAAAAAGCCAGCGCGGCCTATAATCTGGCCTGCATTTATGCTCTTCGCGGCGACGAAACGGCCTGTCAAAAAGCCCTGGAGCAAGCAAAAGAATTCGGTAGTTTGCCCAACGAGTCTACTATTGTGCAGGACGAGGATATGCAGCCGGTTGCCGAAAGCCTTTGGTTTAAAGAGTTTATCGAATCCGTTCGGGCCTTACCCGAGCCGGGCCGGGAAAAACTGAATCACCAAGAGGTGGATGTCGAGCCCAAGTTTAAATTGAAAAAATCCGAGGATTACGATTATTACTCGTAA
- a CDS encoding DUF2288 domain-containing protein encodes MQHLPSDLEKAKVNLETSQIAWRELQRFFAAGQTIAVAADLDLIEVAYQFSADNRTLVAAWLQQGVVGPVSDRQASEWYQDDSPVWAVVVKPWILVQASAQPAD; translated from the coding sequence ATGCAACACTTACCGTCGGACCTTGAAAAAGCCAAGGTCAACCTGGAAACCTCGCAAATCGCCTGGCGGGAATTGCAGCGTTTTTTCGCTGCCGGTCAAACCATAGCGGTAGCCGCCGATTTGGATTTGATCGAAGTCGCCTATCAATTTTCCGCCGACAACCGAACGCTAGTCGCCGCTTGGTTGCAACAGGGAGTGGTCGGACCGGTCAGTGACCGGCAGGCCAGCGAATGGTACCAAGACGACAGTCCGGTATGGGCCGTGGTAGTCAAACCGTGGATCTTGGTACAAGCCTCTGCCCAACCTGCCGATTAA
- a CDS encoding HvfX family Cu-binding RiPP maturation protein has product MSNTMFSKFAAIMLETAPIVVAWVRKACDKAQCVDFLAPLLMRLYLAPVLWMAGAKKFSGFTDTAEWFGNAEWGLGLPAPYLLVFLVGLFEILGALFLLFGFATRFISLPLMVIMAFAAFTVHWHNGWLAIATGDGIFATDRTKAAVERLAQAKELLQAQGDYQWLTEFGNFVVLNNGIEFAATYFVMLLALFFTGGGRYVSADYWLVRKYFPS; this is encoded by the coding sequence ATGAGTAATACGATGTTTTCGAAGTTCGCGGCAATTATGCTGGAAACGGCACCGATTGTCGTAGCGTGGGTCCGCAAGGCTTGCGATAAGGCTCAGTGCGTGGATTTTTTAGCGCCGTTGTTGATGCGTCTATATTTGGCGCCGGTGTTATGGATGGCGGGGGCCAAGAAATTCTCCGGTTTTACCGATACCGCCGAGTGGTTCGGTAATGCCGAATGGGGGTTAGGGCTGCCTGCTCCATATTTGCTGGTCTTCCTAGTCGGATTATTCGAAATTTTGGGTGCGCTGTTTTTGTTGTTCGGTTTTGCAACCCGGTTTATTAGCTTGCCGCTGATGGTGATCATGGCGTTCGCGGCTTTTACGGTACATTGGCACAACGGTTGGTTGGCAATTGCCACCGGCGACGGGATTTTTGCTACCGACCGCACAAAAGCCGCCGTGGAGCGCTTGGCGCAAGCCAAAGAACTCTTGCAGGCGCAAGGCGATTACCAGTGGTTGACGGAGTTCGGCAATTTTGTGGTATTGAATAACGGGATAGAGTTCGCGGCTACTTATTTCGTCATGCTGCTGGCATTGTTTTTTACCGGCGGCGGCCGTTACGTTAGCGCCGACTATTGGCTGGTGCGCAAGTATTTCCCGTCTTAA
- a CDS encoding cupin domain-containing protein, producing MTIRAASIYHGIPASLPSELCQTLLEKPILRIERIVSRGHSSDWYDQDNDEWVMLLQGEARLTFADGGELRLTAGDYLLIPAHCKHRVDWTTPDRDSIWLAIHIGSER from the coding sequence ATGACGATACGTGCCGCATCCATCTACCACGGCATTCCGGCGAGTTTGCCGTCCGAATTATGCCAAACGTTGCTGGAGAAACCTATATTGCGCATCGAACGCATCGTATCCCGCGGACACAGCAGCGATTGGTACGACCAGGACAACGACGAATGGGTCATGTTACTGCAAGGCGAAGCCCGATTGACGTTTGCGGACGGCGGCGAATTGCGGCTTACCGCCGGGGATTATCTGTTGATACCCGCGCATTGCAAACACCGGGTGGATTGGACGACACCGGACCGGGACAGCATTTGGCTAGCGATACACATCGGCTCCGAACGATAA
- a CDS encoding GGDEF domain-containing protein — protein MSEKRANTELPSVLKKLGGMTALRDTALVEQSLLRTLEPLLGILETSFYRTDDSGGIIRAIHHSRNVVAENGVNRVVDNVEEVTNERDAPALVVKLFESARLLGKACSRHIDGEQRLICYPTFGKNEVVGYFVFQRDRDVTAEEDSIIQGVIEVFTNYFDLLDASQRDQLTGLLNRYSLDAYLNGLWSLLAESQNVMQAEAADVKSPRERYWLWLIDIDHFKSINDRFGHIIGDEVLILITGLLKNSMRRSDLLYRYGGEEFLIIIATPDEESAKRVFERSRQKIEDFEFPRVGKVTISGGFSEADPKVLPREVLNRADSALYAAKAAGRNRVFHYEQLLRDGVIKEAATGEIDLF, from the coding sequence ATGTCCGAGAAACGCGCTAATACTGAGCTACCGAGCGTACTCAAAAAACTGGGCGGTATGACTGCTCTCCGCGATACCGCATTAGTCGAACAAAGCTTGTTGCGCACGCTGGAACCGCTACTGGGTATACTCGAAACTTCTTTTTACCGTACCGACGATAGCGGCGGCATTATTCGAGCGATACACCATAGCCGTAATGTTGTGGCTGAAAACGGTGTAAACAGGGTGGTCGATAACGTGGAAGAAGTGACCAACGAACGCGATGCGCCTGCTCTTGTTGTCAAGTTGTTCGAAAGCGCCCGATTGCTGGGTAAGGCATGTAGCAGGCACATAGACGGCGAGCAACGGCTGATTTGCTACCCCACGTTCGGCAAGAATGAAGTTGTCGGTTACTTCGTGTTTCAGCGGGATAGGGACGTCACGGCGGAAGAAGATTCCATCATTCAGGGGGTAATCGAGGTATTCACCAACTATTTCGACCTGTTGGACGCCAGTCAGCGCGATCAATTAACCGGGTTGTTGAATCGCTACTCGTTGGATGCGTATTTGAACGGATTGTGGAGTTTGCTGGCGGAAAGCCAAAACGTCATGCAGGCCGAGGCAGCCGATGTTAAATCGCCTCGAGAACGTTATTGGTTGTGGCTGATTGATATCGATCATTTCAAGAGTATTAACGATAGATTTGGTCACATCATCGGCGATGAAGTCCTCATACTGATCACTGGCTTGCTGAAAAACTCCATGCGTAGATCGGATTTGCTATACCGGTATGGCGGCGAAGAATTTTTGATAATTATCGCAACTCCGGATGAGGAATCTGCTAAACGCGTGTTCGAAAGATCTCGGCAAAAAATCGAAGATTTCGAGTTTCCGCGCGTCGGCAAAGTGACCATCAGCGGCGGGTTTTCCGAAGCGGATCCCAAAGTGCTTCCGCGAGAGGTGCTTAACCGCGCCGACAGCGCCTTGTACGCCGCTAAAGCGGCCGGACGCAATCGTGTGTTCCATTACGAACAACTATTGCGGGATGGCGTTATTAAAGAAGCCGCAACAGGCGAAATCGACTTGTTCTGA
- a CDS encoding isocitrate lyase/PEP mutase family protein, with translation MGSNRLRAILEQPGIQAAPAVYDCIGAMAAQQAGFNFIFSSGFGIAASLLGKPDFGYLTAGEMIDAAKRIAASVPIPLIADMDTGYGNPLNVVRTVEEICQTRVAGIILEDQEWPKKCGHFDGKRIVSSEEQVEKIRAAAYARADSGLVIVARTDARAIEGLEGAIRRGERYLAAGADVLFVEAPQSREELAQVARHFQGVALMANIIEGGKTPNLSVTELEAMGYKLVAFALSGLFSATQAVLDCFATLKADGSTQNVNSTLSFEAYKEVIRLSEHEHLENRFGLKR, from the coding sequence ATGGGCAGCAATCGATTGCGCGCAATTTTAGAGCAACCCGGCATACAGGCTGCGCCGGCCGTATACGATTGCATAGGGGCAATGGCTGCGCAGCAGGCGGGTTTCAATTTTATTTTTTCCAGCGGATTCGGTATTGCGGCGTCCCTGCTCGGCAAGCCGGATTTCGGTTATTTGACCGCCGGCGAAATGATAGATGCCGCCAAACGCATTGCCGCCAGCGTGCCTATTCCATTGATTGCCGATATGGATACCGGCTACGGCAATCCGTTGAACGTGGTGCGCACCGTGGAAGAAATCTGCCAAACCAGAGTGGCCGGTATCATTTTGGAAGATCAGGAATGGCCGAAAAAATGCGGTCATTTTGACGGCAAGCGTATCGTCAGTAGCGAAGAACAGGTAGAAAAAATCCGTGCGGCGGCTTATGCGCGCGCAGATTCCGGTCTGGTGATCGTGGCTCGTACCGACGCTAGAGCGATAGAAGGCTTGGAGGGGGCGATACGGCGCGGCGAGCGATATTTGGCGGCCGGCGCCGACGTGTTGTTCGTCGAGGCACCGCAGTCGCGTGAGGAGCTGGCGCAGGTGGCCCGGCATTTTCAGGGCGTGGCGTTGATGGCTAATATCATCGAAGGCGGCAAGACGCCGAATTTGTCGGTAACGGAGTTGGAAGCGATGGGCTATAAATTGGTTGCATTTGCGTTGTCCGGTTTGTTTTCGGCTACCCAGGCCGTGCTGGATTGTTTCGCCACCTTAAAAGCGGACGGTAGTACGCAGAACGTCAACTCGACCCTCAGTTTTGAAGCTTATAAGGAAGTCATTCGTTTGTCCGAGCATGAGCATTTAGAAAATCGATTTGGTTTAAAGCGTTAA
- a CDS encoding PALP domain-containing protein has translation MIDTAVMQRVGGQLGTNPAGIFQDGNGRRYYVKTLESAAHARNEWLAAKLYQLAGAPTLTYVNTSAPDQIATEWLQLDKKCVAHFSESERKQAQRWFAVHAWTANWDAAGFNGDNQGVADGIVLTLDVGGALAYRAQGDPKGKAFGTRVDELDVLRCDAGNPHAVKLFAGMSPKQLAQAIMRVVAIPDERIGRIVIDCGGSQKLAEKMIARKADMAGRLENYVQNENVV, from the coding sequence ATGATCGATACCGCCGTCATGCAGCGAGTCGGCGGACAGTTGGGCACTAACCCGGCGGGTATTTTTCAGGACGGTAACGGACGCCGCTATTACGTAAAGACCTTGGAGTCTGCGGCGCATGCGCGCAACGAGTGGCTTGCGGCCAAGCTTTACCAATTGGCGGGTGCGCCGACGTTAACCTATGTAAACACAAGCGCGCCGGACCAAATTGCCACCGAATGGCTGCAGCTCGACAAGAAATGTGTTGCCCATTTCAGCGAAAGCGAACGCAAACAGGCGCAGCGCTGGTTTGCCGTGCACGCCTGGACCGCCAATTGGGACGCTGCCGGCTTTAACGGCGACAACCAAGGGGTCGCGGACGGCATAGTGCTTACCCTGGACGTGGGGGGAGCCTTGGCCTACCGGGCTCAGGGAGATCCCAAAGGCAAAGCCTTCGGTACCCGGGTGGACGAACTGGACGTGTTGCGTTGCGACGCCGGTAACCCGCACGCCGTCAAACTGTTCGCCGGCATGAGTCCTAAGCAACTGGCACAGGCCATTATGCGAGTGGTGGCGATTCCCGACGAGCGGATTGGCCGTATCGTCATCGATTGCGGCGGCAGTCAAAAACTGGCCGAGAAGATGATAGCCCGTAAAGCCGATATGGCCGGGCGTCTGGAAAATTATGTTCAAAACGAAAATGTCGTTTGA
- a CDS encoding cyclin-dependent kinase inhibitor 3 family protein: MAGARNSHTHPLQIAEVRASPGYGRIGITFCPGKHDRFAHTGAWERDLGIDLDVIVAWGAKLVLTLVELAELSALKVPQLGHEIRRRGIEWRHLPIADFSVPTKAFELEWATQGREIRELLRNGGDVLVHCKGGLGRAGMIAARLLVELGMHPEEAIHAVRRVRKGAIETPAQLALVRRTKPAL; the protein is encoded by the coding sequence ATGGCAGGGGCACGCAATAGTCACACACATCCTCTCCAAATCGCGGAAGTACGCGCCAGTCCGGGGTACGGCCGAATCGGGATTACCTTCTGTCCGGGCAAACACGACCGGTTCGCCCATACCGGTGCCTGGGAGCGCGACCTCGGTATCGATTTGGACGTCATCGTCGCTTGGGGGGCGAAATTGGTGTTGACCCTGGTCGAGTTGGCCGAACTTTCCGCGTTGAAAGTGCCGCAGCTGGGCCATGAAATTCGCAGGCGCGGCATAGAGTGGCGTCACCTGCCTATCGCCGATTTTTCCGTGCCGACCAAGGCGTTCGAGCTGGAGTGGGCAACCCAAGGGCGCGAGATTCGCGAGTTGTTGCGCAATGGCGGCGACGTGCTCGTGCATTGCAAGGGCGGCCTGGGACGAGCCGGCATGATCGCCGCGCGTTTGCTGGTTGAGCTGGGCATGCATCCCGAAGAGGCGATTCATGCGGTGCGCCGGGTGCGTAAGGGGGCCATCGAAACCCCGGCGCAATTGGCGTTGGTGCGCCGGACTAAACCTGCGCTTTGA
- the queG gene encoding tRNA epoxyqueuosine(34) reductase QueG, whose product MPPTPSLDYMQLSQRIKRWGEDLGFQQIGISDTDLSQAEARLMHWLARDFHGDMHYMTAHGVKRSRPALLQPGTLSIVSARLDYLPEQSSVSKQRLQDPAAAFVSRYALGRDYHKVLRNRLQKLADKIAGVAGPFGYRVFTDSAPVLEKAIAEKAGLGWIGKHSNLINRRAGSWFFLGEIYTDLPLPADTPAANHCGQCQACLEVCPTQAIVAPYQVDARRCVSYLTIELHGAIPEALRPLLGNRIYGCDDCQLICPWNRFAKLSAEADFMPRRGLDSAGLLEVFGWSESEFLQKTEGSAIRRIGHVRWLRNVAVALGNGPAMEAAKQALRERLHHPHALVREHSAWALAKLRQ is encoded by the coding sequence ATGCCCCCAACCCCTTCGCTCGACTACATGCAGTTGTCCCAGCGCATCAAACGTTGGGGCGAGGACTTGGGCTTTCAGCAAATCGGCATCAGCGACACGGACTTGAGCCAGGCCGAAGCGCGTTTAATGCATTGGCTGGCGCGGGATTTTCACGGCGATATGCACTACATGACGGCGCACGGCGTCAAGCGGAGCCGGCCGGCGCTGCTGCAGCCGGGCACTCTCAGCATCGTCAGCGCGCGCCTGGATTATTTGCCCGAACAGAGCTCGGTGAGCAAGCAACGCTTGCAAGACCCGGCCGCGGCGTTCGTGTCTCGCTATGCCTTGGGTAGGGATTATCACAAAGTTTTGCGCAACCGTTTGCAGAAGTTGGCCGATAAAATCGCTGGGGTGGCAGGGCCGTTCGGATACCGGGTGTTTACCGACAGCGCCCCGGTATTGGAAAAGGCTATCGCCGAAAAGGCCGGTCTGGGCTGGATAGGCAAGCACAGCAATTTGATCAACCGTCGGGCCGGGTCCTGGTTTTTTCTGGGCGAAATTTACACCGATTTGCCGCTGCCCGCCGATACTCCCGCCGCCAATCACTGCGGCCAATGTCAGGCCTGCCTGGAGGTGTGTCCGACTCAAGCCATAGTCGCGCCTTACCAAGTGGATGCCAGACGTTGCGTTTCCTATCTGACCATCGAGTTGCACGGCGCTATCCCGGAAGCGTTGCGACCGTTGCTCGGCAACCGCATATACGGCTGCGACGATTGCCAATTGATTTGCCCGTGGAACCGTTTCGCCAAACTGAGTGCCGAGGCGGATTTCATGCCGCGCCGCGGCCTGGACAGCGCCGGCTTGCTCGAGGTATTCGGCTGGAGCGAATCCGAATTTTTACAAAAAACCGAGGGCTCGGCGATACGCCGCATAGGCCACGTGCGCTGGCTGCGCAACGTCGCGGTGGCTTTGGGCAACGGCCCGGCTATGGAAGCGGCTAAGCAGGCCTTGCGAGAACGGTTACATCATCCGCACGCGTTGGTGCGAGAACACAGCGCCTGGGCGTTGGCGAAATTGCGGCAATGA
- a CDS encoding NAD(P)H-hydrate dehydratase gives MPPSDNALYGVAEIRAVERHAIEQLNIPGFELMRRAAGAAFEQLRLRWPDETSLQICCGAGNNAGDGYLLATLAMQAGMQVRTCSVIDPQQLKGDALSAYQHYLAAGGSCSAFDETAAPQGVVVDALLGTGLSRPVEPPFSTAIDWINASGRPVLALDIPSGLHADTGCALGCAVRADLTVSFIALKGGLVTGEAADYCREIVCADLGLPPGVLEPYRPKARLLRQPPFPPRPRSAHKGHFGHVLLIGGNLGFSGAIRLAGEAALRCGAGLVSIASRPEHSGFLNIGRPELMCHAVENQTQLQPWLEKADVIAVGPGLGQDVWAHGLLAAALATDRRCVLDADALNLLAQFPVARGNWILTPHPGEAARLLACSSRDVSADRYAAVRALHKRYGGICVLKGAGSLVADADTIYVNTTGNPGMAGGGMGDVLTGIIAALLAQGLPDSDATRLAVHLHGAAADRAALQHGERGMLASDLFPFLTALSNSC, from the coding sequence ATGCCTCCATCCGATAACGCACTGTACGGGGTCGCTGAAATTCGTGCGGTCGAACGCCATGCAATAGAGCAACTGAACATTCCCGGTTTCGAATTGATGCGCCGCGCAGCCGGCGCGGCCTTCGAGCAGCTTAGACTGCGCTGGCCGGACGAAACCTCGCTGCAAATCTGTTGCGGGGCCGGCAACAATGCCGGAGACGGTTACCTACTGGCCACGCTGGCCATGCAGGCCGGAATGCAAGTCCGAACTTGCAGCGTTATCGATCCGCAACAACTAAAAGGCGACGCTTTAAGCGCCTATCAGCACTATCTGGCGGCCGGCGGCAGTTGTTCGGCGTTCGACGAAACCGCAGCCCCGCAAGGTGTAGTGGTCGACGCCCTGCTCGGCACCGGCTTGAGCCGTCCGGTCGAGCCGCCGTTCTCGACGGCGATCGATTGGATCAACGCCAGCGGCCGCCCGGTTTTGGCGCTGGACATTCCGTCCGGCTTGCACGCCGATACCGGCTGCGCGCTGGGCTGCGCCGTGCGCGCCGATCTGACGGTCAGTTTCATCGCCCTGAAAGGCGGTTTAGTGACCGGTGAAGCGGCGGATTATTGTCGGGAAATCGTCTGCGCGGACCTCGGGCTGCCGCCCGGCGTACTGGAGCCATATAGACCGAAAGCGCGGCTACTACGCCAACCGCCATTTCCGCCGCGTCCCCGAAGCGCCCACAAAGGCCACTTCGGCCACGTTTTGTTGATCGGCGGCAACCTGGGCTTTTCCGGCGCCATCCGCTTGGCCGGCGAAGCCGCGCTACGTTGCGGAGCCGGACTGGTCAGCATCGCCAGCCGGCCGGAACACAGCGGCTTTTTAAACATAGGCCGGCCGGAACTGATGTGCCACGCGGTCGAAAACCAAACGCAACTCCAGCCCTGGCTGGAAAAAGCCGACGTTATCGCCGTCGGCCCCGGCCTGGGCCAGGATGTTTGGGCGCACGGCCTGCTGGCGGCCGCTTTGGCAACCGACCGACGCTGCGTGTTAGACGCCGACGCACTGAATTTGTTGGCGCAATTTCCGGTCGCCCGGGGTAATTGGATATTGACCCCGCATCCGGGCGAAGCCGCCCGATTGCTGGCGTGCAGTAGTCGAGACGTCTCGGCCGACCGCTACGCGGCGGTGCGGGCGCTGCACAAGCGCTACGGCGGCATTTGCGTGCTGAAAGGCGCCGGCAGTTTGGTGGCCGATGCCGACACGATCTACGTCAACACCACCGGCAATCCCGGCATGGCCGGCGGCGGCATGGGCGACGTCTTGACCGGCATCATCGCGGCGCTGCTGGCGCAAGGCTTGCCGGACTCGGATGCCACCCGCTTAGCCGTGCACCTGCACGGCGCCGCCGCCGATAGGGCCGCGCTGCAGCACGGCGAGCGCGGCATGCTGGCCAGCGATTTATTTCCCTTTCTCACAGCACTGTCGAATTCATGCTGA
- the tsaE gene encoding tRNA (adenosine(37)-N6)-threonylcarbamoyltransferase complex ATPase subunit type 1 TsaE: MLIDLNSSAETEAFGAALAAALPRQCLIFLYGDLGAGKTTLVRGLLRAYGHSGAVKSPTYTLVEEYSLPERQVFHFDLYRLKDPEELEWIGMDDYLAQPALCCIEWPQNGTGILPAPDIRIDLAIADCGRRLEINTLGKPLTINWKNNNLLL, from the coding sequence ATGCTGATCGATCTCAACAGCAGCGCGGAAACCGAAGCCTTCGGCGCCGCCTTGGCGGCAGCCCTGCCGCGCCAATGCCTGATATTTTTGTACGGCGACCTAGGCGCCGGCAAAACCACCTTGGTACGCGGATTATTGCGAGCCTACGGCCACAGCGGCGCCGTCAAAAGCCCTACCTATACCTTGGTGGAAGAATATTCCCTCCCGGAGCGACAGGTGTTCCACTTCGATTTGTACCGGCTGAAAGATCCGGAAGAATTGGAATGGATAGGCATGGACGATTATTTAGCGCAGCCGGCGCTGTGCTGCATAGAATGGCCGCAAAACGGCACGGGAATACTGCCTGCCCCCGACATTCGAATCGATTTGGCCATTGCCGACTGCGGAAGGCGATTGGAAATCAACACCCTAGGCAAACCATTAACAATTAACTGGAAAAACAATAACCTGCTGCTATAA